From Rutidosis leptorrhynchoides isolate AG116_Rl617_1_P2 chromosome 3, CSIRO_AGI_Rlap_v1, whole genome shotgun sequence, a single genomic window includes:
- the LOC139899326 gene encoding probable aspartic proteinase GIP2, translating to MSSSNVQLLFFSFLLILSYSSGQPSFRPSALVVPVRKDAATSQYVTRINQRTPLVQENLVVDVGGRFLWVDCDNNYISSTYMPARCRSALCSLARADGCGDCFGPARPGCNNNTCGVSPDNPITRTATGGELATDLVQVRSTDGSNPGRSVNVTRYLFSCAPTFLLQGLASGVSGMAGLGRTRVGLPTQLASAFSFDRKFAICLSSSTTSDGVIFFGDGPYKFLPNIDVSQSLTTTRLFINPVSTASSSTQGEPSAEYFIGVSSIRVNNNSISLNTSLLSIDTEGNGGTKISTVNPYTVLETSIYNALTTAFINEAAARNITRVSSVAPFDVCFSTTNVLSTRVGPSVPSIELVLESESTVWMITGSNSMVQVNDNVLCLGFVNGGSNPRTSVVIGGYQLENNLLQFDLATSNLGFSSTLLGRQTTCANFNFTTSA from the coding sequence ATGTCTTCTTCCAACGTACAACTACTATTTTTCTCCTTTTTACTCATTCTATCTTACTCTTCCGGGCAACCATCTTTCCGGCCATCCGCACTCGTAGTTCCGGTGAGGAAAGATGCTGCCACCAGTCAATATGTCACTAGAATCAACCAAAGGACTCCATTAGTGCAGGAAAACCTTGTGGTGGATGTTGGTGGTCGGTTTTTATGGGTGGATTGTGATAACAACTATATATCATCGACTTACATGCCAGCTCGATGTCGGTCAGCTTTGTGCTCGTTGGCTAGAGCCGATGGGTGTGGGGACTGTTTCGGTCCGGCTAGACCGGGTTGTAATAATAATACATGTGGGGTGTCGCCTGACAATCCTATTACTAGGACTGCTACAGGTGGCGAGCTAGCAACGGACCTTGTTCAGGTCCGGTCCACTGACGGGTCAAATCCAGGTCGATCCGTTAATGTGACTAGGTATTTGTTTTCATGTGCACCCACGTTCTTGTTACAAGGACTTGCTAGTGGTGTATCTGGGATGGCTGGGTTAGGTCGTACAAGAGTAGGACTCCCAACCCAGTTGGCCTCAGCTTTTAGCTTTGATCGAAAATTTGCAATTTGTTTGTCATCATCGACGACATCAGATGGTGTTATATTCTTCGGAGACGGTCCGTACAAATTTTTACCGAATATCGACGTTTCACAGTCACTTACGACAACCCGGCTTTTTATCAATCCAGTTAGCACAGCTTCCTCGTCTACGCAAGGCGAGCCTTCAGCTGAATACTTTATAGGAGTGAGTTCTATCAGGGTTAACAATAATTCAATATCACTAAACACCTCGTTGCTCTCAATCGATACCGAAGGAAACGGTGGGACCAAGATTAGCACTGTTAATCCTTACACGGTATTGGAGACCTCAATTTATAATGCTCTGACTACGGCCTTCATTAACGAGGCCGCAGCCAGAAACATAACCAGGGTCTCATCCGTAGCCCCATTCGATGTGTGCTTTAGTACAACGAATGTGTTAAGCACACGTGTGGGACCCTCGGTCCCATCTATCGAGCTAGTGTTGGAAAGTGAGAGTACTGTTTGGATGATCACGGGATCAAACTCTATGGTGCAAGTAAATGATAATGTACTATGTCTTGGATTTGTTAACGGTGGATCGAACCCTAGGACTTCGGTCGTTATCGGTGGATACCAACTAGAGAACAATCTTCTTCAATTTGATCTCGCAACTTCGAATCTCGGGTTTAGCTCGACTTTACTTGGTAGGCAAACTACTTGTGCCAACTTCAATTTTACGACCAGTGCATAG